One Spea bombifrons isolate aSpeBom1 chromosome 1, aSpeBom1.2.pri, whole genome shotgun sequence DNA window includes the following coding sequences:
- the S1PR3 gene encoding sphingosine 1-phosphate receptor 3, with product MDADSLLPTKQIFQGFGKCDEIIELHYNYTGKYQKRGDRMDITNMLFLIICSFIVLENLMVLIAIWKNNRFHNRMYFFIANLALCDLLAGVAYIVNILMSGSNTCNITLTVWFVREGSMFIALGASTFSLLAIAIERHLTMIKMRPYDANKKHRVFLLIGTCWLISFTLGALPILGWNCIGNLKDCSTILPLYSKQYVGFCISIFIVILFAIVILYARIYILVKSSSRRVTNHSNSERSMALLRTVVIVVGVFIACWSPIFILLLIDVACNVNECSVLYKAKWFIAIAVLNSALNPIIYTLASKEMRRAFFRLVCVCLTKTKSSRSLPVHPTLENSKSKSSSNSNSPKHKGIIQNHFQSNEEKSETSIPNGNCVK from the coding sequence ATGGATGCAGACTCTTTACTTCCAACGAAACAGATCTTCCAAGGATTTGGGAAATGTGATGAGATTATAGAACTTCATTACAACTACACTGGGAAATACCAGAAAAGAGGCGATCGGATGGACATTACCAATATGCTTTTTCTTATCATCTGTAGCTTTATCGTCCTGGAGAATCTGATGGTCCTCATTGCCATATGGAAAAATAACAGATTTCACAACAGGATGTACTTTTTTATTGCCAACCTTGCACTTTGTGACTTATTAGCTGGGGTAGCTTATATCGTAAATATTCTTATGTCTGGGAGCAATACCTGCAATATCACTTTGACAGTGTGGTTTGTTAGGGAGGGGAGTATGTTTATTGCCCTCGGAGCTTCCACCTTTAGTCTGTTGGCCATTGCGATCGAAAGACATTTAACGATGATCAAAATGAGGCCTTACGATGCCAACAAGAAGCACAGAGTTTTTCTTCTCATTGGAACCTGCTGGCTCATCTCCTTTACGCTTGGTGCCTTGCCTATCCTTGGTTGGAATTGCATTGGAAACCTGAAGGACTGCTCGACTATCTTGCCTTTATACTCCAAGCAATATGTTGGATTTTGCATTAGTATATTCATAGTTATTTTGTTTGCAATTGTCATTCTCTATGCCCGCATCTATATCTTGGTGAAGTCTAGCAGCCGGAGGGTGACTAACCATAGTAATTCTGAAAGATCGATGGCTCTGCTGAGGACAGTTGTCATCGTGGTGGGAGTTTTTATAGCTTGTTGGTCTCCCATCTTTATCCTTCTCTTAATAGATGTTGCTTGCAATGTTAACGAATGTTCAGTATTGTACAAGGCAAAATGGTTCATAGCGATTGCTGTTCTTAATTCTGCCTTGAATCCCATCATCTACACTTTGGCAAGCAAGGAAATGCGGAGAGCTTTCTTCCGTCTTGTCTGTGTTTGCCTAACCAAGACCAAAAGTTCAAGATCTTTACCAGTTCATCCAACACTGGAAAACAGTAAGAGTAAATCCAGCAGCAACAGCAATTCACCAAAGCATAAAGGCATTATACAAAATCATTTTCAGAGCAATGAAGAGAAAAGCGAAACATCCATACCAAATGGAAATTGTGTGAAATGA